The following DNA comes from Phytohabitans rumicis.
GCCGGGCCAGGTACGCGCGGCGGGCCTCGTCGCGGTCCTGACCCGCCCCGGGCTCCGGTTTGGTCACCCAGTCGACCAGCGTGGCGACGCCCGGCCCGAAGCGTTCGCTGATCTCGGCCAGGGTGCACGGCGTGTCCTCGACGGTGTCGTGCAGGATCGCGGCGCGCAGTACGTCCGGGTCGTCGACGCCGACGCCCTCCACCAGGACGTCGAGCACCTCCAGCAGGTGTTCGACGTACGGCTCGCCGGCCGGGCGGGTCTGGTCGCCGTGGCAGCGCACCGCGAACTCCACCGCCGGGTCGAGCGCCGCGAGCGTCGGCTCGGGCAGGCGCGACGCGAGACCGTGGCGCAGCGCCGGCCAGCCCGCCGGGGCGGTGAACGTCCGCATACCGCTCATTCTGTCGGGGGCGTGGGTGCGAAGTCGGCCGCCCCCACCACCCTGGAGTCGCCGGTCAGCGTGAGCCGCTTCCGGCCGTGCCGCATGAGCGCGGTGATGGTGTGGCCCTTGGCCTGGGTGGTGAGCTGTACGTACGGGTCGCCGGCCGTCAGCTCGCCGACGTCCCAGCCCTGCGCCGCGAGTGCGGCCGCGGCCGCCCGTACCTCGGCGACGGCGTCGTCGCTGGATGTCGCGATGTCGATCGTGATCGTCGAGGCGTACCGCTCCTCGGACAGGTCGACCGAACCGGAGGTGACCCGCCGCGGGTCCATGTCGCGGCCGATCTCGGGCTCGCGGGCGGGCGACACGGCTCGGGCGGCGGCGAAGACCTGATCACGCAGCCAGGTGTGCTCGCTGGTCAGCCACTCCCACATGGCGTCGTACCCCGCGGGCACCTCCGGCCTGGCCGGCTGCGGGCGGACCGGGAGCGGCTCACCGCGTACGACG
Coding sequences within:
- a CDS encoding HD domain-containing protein; its protein translation is MRTFTAPAGWPALRHGLASRLPEPTLAALDPAVEFAVRCHGDQTRPAGEPYVEHLLEVLDVLVEGVGVDDPDVLRAAILHDTVEDTPCTLAEISERFGPGVATLVDWVTKPEPGAGQDRDEARRAYLARLQDAPADALVLKLADRLSNVQRLDSHPSPAKRRRYFQETVRWIVPLAQGQPWFRQWYDEWQRKHQHLGEEAS